One genomic window of Falco cherrug isolate bFalChe1 chromosome 20, bFalChe1.pri, whole genome shotgun sequence includes the following:
- the LOC114015919 gene encoding uncharacterized protein LOC114015919 isoform X1, with amino-acid sequence MAGRTVRVGGLPADLPPDRVADKLTIHFLRSRNGGGEIADVQVLPGPRACALITFEALEVAQRILKAKNHVLSIGGKKYPLEVTAHIVELSPDEIFIRTCMVVDYGKLPAGKTLLRNLHKGYSNVQFNFDSKNTHCIIKGPFTELQAFSRELLGSLNLKSQAAGEIFQPGSSHVAKETRIHDHQQVPDSTESPQDTAKLLNWDRVCKKAAKVPSTRGPVDGESVEQMEDFSLVMDLDIYLYMQRFCAAEYQGVLCQHHVDVVDVSSDGITILYLQPSAGVPGDMDALRQARLALQQLYQQLEVSLRKEKIAKGGLDMDSQALRALTLELQKLYPQLLCHEDEKQLYLIGNLVDVSQAKQYLQDFSTRRGAHAHTVGMLSSSQPSHPATSRATEAAPHKPKVPVDTSASRLSPGRLELKGELKLAANFSTRRADRSQASQGLSLNQDSPPVGQAQFSAKHLSDVDTVSPSDPTALTRQYQPHASTTGVVLGSAAESQQKDPKEYNHLKGGARLTRHKAASPFAGKENSTSPYPGDSKGSGPIKLHLFTSAPSTFDTTRTSSALDSKPSESRPLLRRSNSFSLPRSKESDKLQDTGRAGSGGHRVSEEMSLDSLQWSYLKDVCHAAIDELCRDGGVQISEHRTGDCTVLTLQAVERSKLFQAKWKVEALVQKCPDLVCQSMSYSELAVDGPDDDALSELCSLLQGNSLQVGLSKDKHQLYLACPKEMLPGVTEAFHVFSSRRLRALKSSSLSPGPESTGHSSVIQPSRSQDVVLGAALPSSLESLQMGLQHLNISNKADHADVLKAFQLPEAKEKRSPSPWRFQQALGQEEANDHVDSGAAQGGSSLLSASAVDKPSPAGLRESQEQLKTKLSGGEPDVARLKQVLPDRFQFARDKIRGGHNEAMGQARPLVPVADGAPHSLPTWLYRATAAEPPEAAAEPSPAAEPRGQERAPLPTGSSSVQEEPDLSSQQTRGPSPGQESSKTPLGQCDACKGSGVTCQAPCGHALCRTCFAVDSTQPACCSSSSVAPSCKITGTFRISSLSQSLPGYYRDLTLQVAYNIPDGVQGVGDPRPGQPYKGGTFCAFLPDNREGQKTAMLLKKAFEHGLTFQIKSCNGEERVTWGLIPHKTSWGGGKARNGYPDTQYLREVCAVLKKLGIA; translated from the exons ATGGCGGGCCGCACGGTGCGGGTGGGGGGGCTCCCCGCCGACCTGCCCCCCGACCGGGTGGCCGACAAGCTGACCATCCACTTCCTGCGCTCCCGCAACGGCGGCGGGGAGATCGCCGATGTCCAGGTGCTGCCCGGCCCCCGGGCCTGCGCCCTCATCACCTTCGAGGCGCTGGAAG TGGCCCAGAGGATCCTGAAGGCGAAGAATCACGTCTTGTCGATCGGAGGGAAGAAATACCCGCTGGAAGTGACGGCACACATCGTGGAGCTGAGCCCCGACGAG ATCTTCATACGCACTTGCATGGTAGTTGACTATGGCAAGCTCCCTGCTGGCAAAACCCTCCTGAGGAACCTGCATAAAGGCTACAGCAATGTGCAGTTCAACTTCGACTCCAAGAACACACACTGCATAATCAAGGGACCATTCACTGAGCTGCAGGCCttcagcagagagctgctgggcagcctgaACCTCAAGAGCCAAGCTGCTGGAGAGATCTTCCAGCCAGGTTCCAGCCATGTGGCCAAAGAGACCAGAATTCATGATCACCAACAAGTGCCTGACTCCACTGAGTCACCACAagacacagcaaagctgctgaacTGGGACCGGGTGTGTAAAAAGGCAGCTAAAGTCCCGTCGACTCGGGGCCCAGTGGATGGGGAGTCTGTGGAACAGATGGAGGACTTTTCCCTAGTGATGGACTTGGACATTTACTTGTACATGCAGAGGTTCTGTGCTGCCGAGTACCAAggtgtgctgtgccagcaccatGTGGATGTGGTGGATGTTAGCAGCGATGGCATCACCATACTGTACCTCCAACCATCTGCAGGTGTGCCTGGGGACATGGACGCCTTGCGACAGGCCCgcctggccctgcagcagctttaccagcagctggaggtgagCTTGCGCAAGGAGAAGATCGCCAAGGGAGGACTGGATATGGACAGCCAAGCGCTCAGGGCTCTGACACTTGAGCTGCAGAAACTGTATCCCCAGTTGCTCTGCCATGAGGATGAGAAGCAGCTTTATCTTATTGGAAACCTTGTTGATGTGTCCCAGGCCAAGCAGTACCTTCAGGATTTCAGCACCAGAAGAGGTGCCCACGCACACACGGTCGGCAtgctcagcagctcccagccctcaCACCCAGCAACCTCCCGCGCCACAGAGGCTGCACCCCACAAACCCAAAGTGCCTGTGGACACTTCAGCCTCAAGGCTCAGCCCAGGCAGGCTGGAGCTGAAAGGTGAGCTTAAGCTGGCTGCCAACTTCAGCACTCGGAGAGCTGACAGGTCCCAGGCCAGCCAGGGCCTCTCGCTGAATCAGGACTCTCCACCAGTGGGACAGGCACAgttttctgcaaaacacttaTCAGACGTGGATACTGTAAGTCCAAGTGACCCAACAGCTCTGACCCGGCAGTACCAGCCTCATGCCTCTACAACAGGTGTGGTTTTGGGGTCAGCAGCAGAGTCTCAGCAGAAGGACCCCAAAGAATATAACCATCTGAAAGGAGGTGCCAGGCTTACGAGACACAAGGCTGCGTCTCCCTTTGCGggtaaagaaaacagcacttcGCCGTATCCTGGGGACTCCAAAGGCTCTGGTCCCATCAAGCTCCACCTGTTCACTAGTGCACCTAGTACCTTTGACACGACAAGGACCTCTTCTGCTTTAGACTCTAAACCCTCTGAATCCAGGCCTCTTCTGCGACGTTCCAACAGTTTCTCTCTGCCAAGGTCAAAGGAGAGCGACAAGCTCCAAGAcactggcagggcaggcagtggaGGCCATAGGGTGAGTGAAGAAATGAGTCTGGACTCTCTGCAGTGGTCATACCTGAAAGACGTTTGCCACGCTGCTATTGATGAGCTGTGCAGGGATGGAGGCGTGCAGATCTCAGAGCACCGTACCGGGGACTGCACTGTGCTGACGCTACAGGCGGTGGAGAGGAGCAAGCTCTTCCAGGCTAAATGGAAGGTGGAGGCCCTCGTACAGAAGTGTCCTGACCTTGTGTGTCAGAGTATGAGCTACTCGGAGCTCGCTGTAGATGGTCCAGATGATGATGCCCTGAGTGAACTGTGCAGCCTCTTGCAAGGAAACTCCCTCCAGGTTGGACTCAGCAAAGACAAGCACCAGCTCTATCTTGCCTGCCCCAAGGAGATGCTGCCAGGAGTGACTGAGGCCTTCCACGTGTTTTCTTCCAGGAGGCTCCGTGCCCTGAAGTCTTCATCCTTGTCTCCAGGACCAGAGAGTACAGGGCACTCTAGTGTCATCCAGCCGAGCAGAAGCCAGGACGTGGTGCTGGgtgcagcccttcccagcagtCTGGAGTCCCTACAAATGGGCCTGCAGCACCTGAACATCAGCAACAAAGCAGACCACGCAGATGTGCTCAAGGCTTTCCAGCTGCCAGAGGCTAAGGAAAAGAGGTCCCCCAGTCCCTGGAGGTTCCAGCAGgcactggggcaggaggaggccaATGACCATGTTGATTCTGGGGCTGCGCAAGGAGGAAGCAGCCTTCTGAGTGCCAGTGCCGTGGATAAGCCAAGTCCTGCTGGTCTGAGGGAGTCCCAGGAACAGCTGAAGACAAAATTGTCTGGGGGGGAGCCTGATGTTGCACGGCTAAAGCAGGTTTTGCCAGACAGATTCCAGTTTGCCAGAGACAAGATCAGAGGAGGTCACAATGAAGCGATGGGACAGGCGCGTCCGCTGGTTCCTGTGGCAGATGGTGCTCCTCACTCCCTGCCCACCTGGCTGTACAGGGCTACGGCTGCTGAGCCCCCCGAGGCTGCAGCCGAACCGTcacctgcagcagagcccaggggcCAGGAAAGGGCCCCGCTCCCAACgggcagcagcagtgtgcagGAGGAGCCTGACCTCTCATCACAGCAGACAAGAGGTCCCAGCCCTGgacaggaaagcagcaagacCCCTCTGGGCCAGTGTGATGCTTGCAAGGGCTCAGGTGTGACCTGCCAGGCCCCCTGCGGTCACGCCTTGTGCAGGACATGTTTTGCAGTGGACAGTACGCAACCAGCTTGTTGCAGCTCCTCCTCGGTTGCCCCAAGCTGCAAGATCACGGGGACATTCAGGATCTCCTCCCTGTCTCAGAGTCTGCCTGGCTATTATCGAGACCTAACGCTCCAGGTTGCCTACAACATCCCTGATGGCGTGCAAGGG GTTGGTGACCCCCGCCCAGGACAGCCTTACAAAGGGGGCACTTTCTGTGCCTTCCTGCCTGACAATAGGGAAGGACAGAAGACAGCAATGCTGCTAAAGAAGGCATTTGAGCATGGGTTGACATTCCAGATCAAGTCCTGCAACGGAGAGGAAAGAGTGACATGGGGCCTTATTCCACACAAAACCTCCTGGGGTGGAGGCAAAGCCAG GAACGGCTATCCAGACACCCAGTATCTCCGTGAGGTTTGTGCAGTACTGAAGAAACTGGGCATTGCGTAA
- the LOC114015919 gene encoding uncharacterized protein LOC114015919 isoform X2, producing the protein MLRERSGRSCHPFCHNNAGAVASVRCICLPLCLGGSLLFQSFAIYLQIFIRTCMVVDYGKLPAGKTLLRNLHKGYSNVQFNFDSKNTHCIIKGPFTELQAFSRELLGSLNLKSQAAGEIFQPGSSHVAKETRIHDHQQVPDSTESPQDTAKLLNWDRVCKKAAKVPSTRGPVDGESVEQMEDFSLVMDLDIYLYMQRFCAAEYQGVLCQHHVDVVDVSSDGITILYLQPSAGVPGDMDALRQARLALQQLYQQLEVSLRKEKIAKGGLDMDSQALRALTLELQKLYPQLLCHEDEKQLYLIGNLVDVSQAKQYLQDFSTRRGAHAHTVGMLSSSQPSHPATSRATEAAPHKPKVPVDTSASRLSPGRLELKGELKLAANFSTRRADRSQASQGLSLNQDSPPVGQAQFSAKHLSDVDTVSPSDPTALTRQYQPHASTTGVVLGSAAESQQKDPKEYNHLKGGARLTRHKAASPFAGKENSTSPYPGDSKGSGPIKLHLFTSAPSTFDTTRTSSALDSKPSESRPLLRRSNSFSLPRSKESDKLQDTGRAGSGGHRVSEEMSLDSLQWSYLKDVCHAAIDELCRDGGVQISEHRTGDCTVLTLQAVERSKLFQAKWKVEALVQKCPDLVCQSMSYSELAVDGPDDDALSELCSLLQGNSLQVGLSKDKHQLYLACPKEMLPGVTEAFHVFSSRRLRALKSSSLSPGPESTGHSSVIQPSRSQDVVLGAALPSSLESLQMGLQHLNISNKADHADVLKAFQLPEAKEKRSPSPWRFQQALGQEEANDHVDSGAAQGGSSLLSASAVDKPSPAGLRESQEQLKTKLSGGEPDVARLKQVLPDRFQFARDKIRGGHNEAMGQARPLVPVADGAPHSLPTWLYRATAAEPPEAAAEPSPAAEPRGQERAPLPTGSSSVQEEPDLSSQQTRGPSPGQESSKTPLGQCDACKGSGVTCQAPCGHALCRTCFAVDSTQPACCSSSSVAPSCKITGTFRISSLSQSLPGYYRDLTLQVAYNIPDGVQGVGDPRPGQPYKGGTFCAFLPDNREGQKTAMLLKKAFEHGLTFQIKSCNGEERVTWGLIPHKTSWGGGKARNGYPDTQYLREVCAVLKKLGIA; encoded by the exons ATGCTGAGAGAGAGAAGTGGCAGATCGTGTCATCCCTTCTGTCATAATAATGCAGGGGCGGTGGCAAGTGTCAGGTGCATTTGCCTCCCCCTTTGTCTTGGAGGCTCCTTACTTTTTCAGTCCTTTGCTATCTACTTGCAGATCTTCATACGCACTTGCATGGTAGTTGACTATGGCAAGCTCCCTGCTGGCAAAACCCTCCTGAGGAACCTGCATAAAGGCTACAGCAATGTGCAGTTCAACTTCGACTCCAAGAACACACACTGCATAATCAAGGGACCATTCACTGAGCTGCAGGCCttcagcagagagctgctgggcagcctgaACCTCAAGAGCCAAGCTGCTGGAGAGATCTTCCAGCCAGGTTCCAGCCATGTGGCCAAAGAGACCAGAATTCATGATCACCAACAAGTGCCTGACTCCACTGAGTCACCACAagacacagcaaagctgctgaacTGGGACCGGGTGTGTAAAAAGGCAGCTAAAGTCCCGTCGACTCGGGGCCCAGTGGATGGGGAGTCTGTGGAACAGATGGAGGACTTTTCCCTAGTGATGGACTTGGACATTTACTTGTACATGCAGAGGTTCTGTGCTGCCGAGTACCAAggtgtgctgtgccagcaccatGTGGATGTGGTGGATGTTAGCAGCGATGGCATCACCATACTGTACCTCCAACCATCTGCAGGTGTGCCTGGGGACATGGACGCCTTGCGACAGGCCCgcctggccctgcagcagctttaccagcagctggaggtgagCTTGCGCAAGGAGAAGATCGCCAAGGGAGGACTGGATATGGACAGCCAAGCGCTCAGGGCTCTGACACTTGAGCTGCAGAAACTGTATCCCCAGTTGCTCTGCCATGAGGATGAGAAGCAGCTTTATCTTATTGGAAACCTTGTTGATGTGTCCCAGGCCAAGCAGTACCTTCAGGATTTCAGCACCAGAAGAGGTGCCCACGCACACACGGTCGGCAtgctcagcagctcccagccctcaCACCCAGCAACCTCCCGCGCCACAGAGGCTGCACCCCACAAACCCAAAGTGCCTGTGGACACTTCAGCCTCAAGGCTCAGCCCAGGCAGGCTGGAGCTGAAAGGTGAGCTTAAGCTGGCTGCCAACTTCAGCACTCGGAGAGCTGACAGGTCCCAGGCCAGCCAGGGCCTCTCGCTGAATCAGGACTCTCCACCAGTGGGACAGGCACAgttttctgcaaaacacttaTCAGACGTGGATACTGTAAGTCCAAGTGACCCAACAGCTCTGACCCGGCAGTACCAGCCTCATGCCTCTACAACAGGTGTGGTTTTGGGGTCAGCAGCAGAGTCTCAGCAGAAGGACCCCAAAGAATATAACCATCTGAAAGGAGGTGCCAGGCTTACGAGACACAAGGCTGCGTCTCCCTTTGCGggtaaagaaaacagcacttcGCCGTATCCTGGGGACTCCAAAGGCTCTGGTCCCATCAAGCTCCACCTGTTCACTAGTGCACCTAGTACCTTTGACACGACAAGGACCTCTTCTGCTTTAGACTCTAAACCCTCTGAATCCAGGCCTCTTCTGCGACGTTCCAACAGTTTCTCTCTGCCAAGGTCAAAGGAGAGCGACAAGCTCCAAGAcactggcagggcaggcagtggaGGCCATAGGGTGAGTGAAGAAATGAGTCTGGACTCTCTGCAGTGGTCATACCTGAAAGACGTTTGCCACGCTGCTATTGATGAGCTGTGCAGGGATGGAGGCGTGCAGATCTCAGAGCACCGTACCGGGGACTGCACTGTGCTGACGCTACAGGCGGTGGAGAGGAGCAAGCTCTTCCAGGCTAAATGGAAGGTGGAGGCCCTCGTACAGAAGTGTCCTGACCTTGTGTGTCAGAGTATGAGCTACTCGGAGCTCGCTGTAGATGGTCCAGATGATGATGCCCTGAGTGAACTGTGCAGCCTCTTGCAAGGAAACTCCCTCCAGGTTGGACTCAGCAAAGACAAGCACCAGCTCTATCTTGCCTGCCCCAAGGAGATGCTGCCAGGAGTGACTGAGGCCTTCCACGTGTTTTCTTCCAGGAGGCTCCGTGCCCTGAAGTCTTCATCCTTGTCTCCAGGACCAGAGAGTACAGGGCACTCTAGTGTCATCCAGCCGAGCAGAAGCCAGGACGTGGTGCTGGgtgcagcccttcccagcagtCTGGAGTCCCTACAAATGGGCCTGCAGCACCTGAACATCAGCAACAAAGCAGACCACGCAGATGTGCTCAAGGCTTTCCAGCTGCCAGAGGCTAAGGAAAAGAGGTCCCCCAGTCCCTGGAGGTTCCAGCAGgcactggggcaggaggaggccaATGACCATGTTGATTCTGGGGCTGCGCAAGGAGGAAGCAGCCTTCTGAGTGCCAGTGCCGTGGATAAGCCAAGTCCTGCTGGTCTGAGGGAGTCCCAGGAACAGCTGAAGACAAAATTGTCTGGGGGGGAGCCTGATGTTGCACGGCTAAAGCAGGTTTTGCCAGACAGATTCCAGTTTGCCAGAGACAAGATCAGAGGAGGTCACAATGAAGCGATGGGACAGGCGCGTCCGCTGGTTCCTGTGGCAGATGGTGCTCCTCACTCCCTGCCCACCTGGCTGTACAGGGCTACGGCTGCTGAGCCCCCCGAGGCTGCAGCCGAACCGTcacctgcagcagagcccaggggcCAGGAAAGGGCCCCGCTCCCAACgggcagcagcagtgtgcagGAGGAGCCTGACCTCTCATCACAGCAGACAAGAGGTCCCAGCCCTGgacaggaaagcagcaagacCCCTCTGGGCCAGTGTGATGCTTGCAAGGGCTCAGGTGTGACCTGCCAGGCCCCCTGCGGTCACGCCTTGTGCAGGACATGTTTTGCAGTGGACAGTACGCAACCAGCTTGTTGCAGCTCCTCCTCGGTTGCCCCAAGCTGCAAGATCACGGGGACATTCAGGATCTCCTCCCTGTCTCAGAGTCTGCCTGGCTATTATCGAGACCTAACGCTCCAGGTTGCCTACAACATCCCTGATGGCGTGCAAGGG GTTGGTGACCCCCGCCCAGGACAGCCTTACAAAGGGGGCACTTTCTGTGCCTTCCTGCCTGACAATAGGGAAGGACAGAAGACAGCAATGCTGCTAAAGAAGGCATTTGAGCATGGGTTGACATTCCAGATCAAGTCCTGCAACGGAGAGGAAAGAGTGACATGGGGCCTTATTCCACACAAAACCTCCTGGGGTGGAGGCAAAGCCAG GAACGGCTATCCAGACACCCAGTATCTCCGTGAGGTTTGTGCAGTACTGAAGAAACTGGGCATTGCGTAA
- the LOC114015919 gene encoding uncharacterized protein LOC114015919 isoform X3, which yields MAGRTVRVGGLPADLPPDRVADKLTIHFLRSRNGGGEIADVQVLPGPRACALITFEALEVAQRILKAKNHVLSIGGKKYPLEVTAHIVELSPDEIFIRTCMVVDYGKLPAGKTLLRNLHKGYSNVQFNFDSKNTHCIIKGPFTELQAFSRELLGSLNLKSQAAGEIFQPGSSHVAKETRIHDHQQVPDSTESPQDTAKLLNWDRVCKKAAKVPSTRGPVDGESVEQMEDFSLVMDLDIYLYMQRFCAAEYQGVLCQHHVDVVDVSSDGITILYLQPSAGVPGDMDALRQARLALQQLYQQLEVSLRKEKIAKGGLDMDSQALRALTLELQKLYPQLLCHEDEKQLYLIGNLVDVSQAKQYLQDFSTRRGAHAHTVGMLSSSQPSHPATSRATEAAPHKPKVPVDTSASRLSPGRLELKGELKLAANFSTRRADRSQASQGLSLNQDSPPVGQAQFSAKHLSDVDTVSPSDPTALTRQYQPHASTTGVVLGSAAESQQKDPKEYNHLKGGARLTRHKAASPFAGKENSTSPYPGDSKGSGPIKLHLFTSAPSTFDTTRTSSALDSKPSESRPLLRRSNSFSLPRSKESDKLQDTGRAGSGGHRVSEEMSLDSLQWSYLKDVCHAAIDELCRDGGVQISEHRTGDCTVLTLQAVERSKLFQAKWKVEALVQKCPDLVCQSMSYSELAVDGPDDDALSELCSLLQGNSLQEAPCPEVFILVSRTREYRAL from the exons ATGGCGGGCCGCACGGTGCGGGTGGGGGGGCTCCCCGCCGACCTGCCCCCCGACCGGGTGGCCGACAAGCTGACCATCCACTTCCTGCGCTCCCGCAACGGCGGCGGGGAGATCGCCGATGTCCAGGTGCTGCCCGGCCCCCGGGCCTGCGCCCTCATCACCTTCGAGGCGCTGGAAG TGGCCCAGAGGATCCTGAAGGCGAAGAATCACGTCTTGTCGATCGGAGGGAAGAAATACCCGCTGGAAGTGACGGCACACATCGTGGAGCTGAGCCCCGACGAG ATCTTCATACGCACTTGCATGGTAGTTGACTATGGCAAGCTCCCTGCTGGCAAAACCCTCCTGAGGAACCTGCATAAAGGCTACAGCAATGTGCAGTTCAACTTCGACTCCAAGAACACACACTGCATAATCAAGGGACCATTCACTGAGCTGCAGGCCttcagcagagagctgctgggcagcctgaACCTCAAGAGCCAAGCTGCTGGAGAGATCTTCCAGCCAGGTTCCAGCCATGTGGCCAAAGAGACCAGAATTCATGATCACCAACAAGTGCCTGACTCCACTGAGTCACCACAagacacagcaaagctgctgaacTGGGACCGGGTGTGTAAAAAGGCAGCTAAAGTCCCGTCGACTCGGGGCCCAGTGGATGGGGAGTCTGTGGAACAGATGGAGGACTTTTCCCTAGTGATGGACTTGGACATTTACTTGTACATGCAGAGGTTCTGTGCTGCCGAGTACCAAggtgtgctgtgccagcaccatGTGGATGTGGTGGATGTTAGCAGCGATGGCATCACCATACTGTACCTCCAACCATCTGCAGGTGTGCCTGGGGACATGGACGCCTTGCGACAGGCCCgcctggccctgcagcagctttaccagcagctggaggtgagCTTGCGCAAGGAGAAGATCGCCAAGGGAGGACTGGATATGGACAGCCAAGCGCTCAGGGCTCTGACACTTGAGCTGCAGAAACTGTATCCCCAGTTGCTCTGCCATGAGGATGAGAAGCAGCTTTATCTTATTGGAAACCTTGTTGATGTGTCCCAGGCCAAGCAGTACCTTCAGGATTTCAGCACCAGAAGAGGTGCCCACGCACACACGGTCGGCAtgctcagcagctcccagccctcaCACCCAGCAACCTCCCGCGCCACAGAGGCTGCACCCCACAAACCCAAAGTGCCTGTGGACACTTCAGCCTCAAGGCTCAGCCCAGGCAGGCTGGAGCTGAAAGGTGAGCTTAAGCTGGCTGCCAACTTCAGCACTCGGAGAGCTGACAGGTCCCAGGCCAGCCAGGGCCTCTCGCTGAATCAGGACTCTCCACCAGTGGGACAGGCACAgttttctgcaaaacacttaTCAGACGTGGATACTGTAAGTCCAAGTGACCCAACAGCTCTGACCCGGCAGTACCAGCCTCATGCCTCTACAACAGGTGTGGTTTTGGGGTCAGCAGCAGAGTCTCAGCAGAAGGACCCCAAAGAATATAACCATCTGAAAGGAGGTGCCAGGCTTACGAGACACAAGGCTGCGTCTCCCTTTGCGggtaaagaaaacagcacttcGCCGTATCCTGGGGACTCCAAAGGCTCTGGTCCCATCAAGCTCCACCTGTTCACTAGTGCACCTAGTACCTTTGACACGACAAGGACCTCTTCTGCTTTAGACTCTAAACCCTCTGAATCCAGGCCTCTTCTGCGACGTTCCAACAGTTTCTCTCTGCCAAGGTCAAAGGAGAGCGACAAGCTCCAAGAcactggcagggcaggcagtggaGGCCATAGGGTGAGTGAAGAAATGAGTCTGGACTCTCTGCAGTGGTCATACCTGAAAGACGTTTGCCACGCTGCTATTGATGAGCTGTGCAGGGATGGAGGCGTGCAGATCTCAGAGCACCGTACCGGGGACTGCACTGTGCTGACGCTACAGGCGGTGGAGAGGAGCAAGCTCTTCCAGGCTAAATGGAAGGTGGAGGCCCTCGTACAGAAGTGTCCTGACCTTGTGTGTCAGAGTATGAGCTACTCGGAGCTCGCTGTAGATGGTCCAGATGATGATGCCCTGAGTGAACTGTGCAGCCTCTTGCAAGGAAACTCCCTCCAG GAGGCTCCGTGCCCTGAAGTCTTCATCCTTGTCTCCAGGACCAGAGAGTACAGGGCACTCTAG